Within Quercus lobata isolate SW786 chromosome 5, ValleyOak3.0 Primary Assembly, whole genome shotgun sequence, the genomic segment ccatttttttttataacatattgTAAGTGAAAAGAgagatttaaatatttgatgtgttcattaaaaaaaaaaaaaaaaaaatgccattcgATCTCTAAAGATCCTTgagaatatattttataaaattttatttgaaaataaatgaataaaatattttggtttaCTAACTTAACCCTaactcttctttaaaaaaaaaaaaaaagaaaaaagacccGAACTCTTATTAAAAAGTTCATATCCTCcactaaaatagtaaaatccccCTTGAAATTTTTCCTTATGCCCAAAAGCCCATTTATAAAATTCTTAGTCCATACCCATTTATCGAGCCCAATTTTTGAGATGGCTAAGTAAATCCATATTTCTAGCATCTGACATCAATTCCCGGCTTGCCAACAACATGAGGGAACTTTCATTTTCCTCTTCATCCTTTTCCGTTGATGTCCTTTCCAGACATTTGTTGTAGTATTAAGAAGGCATCCTCAAATGAATCAAAATTGCGCCAATCTGCCCCAATTTCCTACTTTAATGTATCAGGATGACCTTATTGTGTTCTCTCAAACAGAAAcgtaagactttttttttgagaaataattataatatgctgctaaccccgcagCTTGAACCATTTCCCGTATAGActcccaagcactttgtgcatgggatGGTGTCAATacagctacaaggcctttgaCAGAAACGTAAGACTTGGCAACCATTTAATCTTTGCATTAATCAATTTCAATcctagaaatatatattatggtTTCCTTCTAATTTCCAAAAagcaaatttcaaatcaaatttatcctcctttaatatatatattttttaatacaaagaTACATCTCTACCTCCAAGATATTGAAGATAAATAGGGAATTTAGGATCTAGAAAGGTCATTGATCCCAAGAAGATAATGGTGCAAAAATTGGTTGAATTATAGGCTATGTTTGGCtcaatgtaaaatgttttcggagtttaaaatatttttaagtgaaaatatttttctgaaAGGAAAAtcttttcaaatgttttgttgCATCCCAAAAAATGctggaggaaaatattttaaggtgtttggttgtgttcctGAAAAtccttcaaataaaatattttatactagTCTTGCATATTTTCTCAgattccaaacaaatataatgATAGAAAATCTCAATATATaaaccaaagaaacaaaaaaaaaaaaaaaaaaatttaatctttctCAAACTAGACACTAATCctgagaaagggagagagagcaaGGTTAGATCATGAGTGACATGGTGGCAAAGTAAGGAAGAGGGAGAAAGTTGGAGGAAGAGGGAGAAAGATGGAGGCAAAGGGaggaagagggagaaagagggaggaagagagaggaagGAGGAAAAGTTTATCTTAATCGGTGGTGAGAGAACTGACCATAGATAGCGGTGGAGTCGGGCTGGAGTAGCGGttagtgttctctctctctctctctctctctctctctctctctctctctctgtctctctctctctctctctctctctctctctctctctctctctctctctctctctctctctctctcctctctctctctctctctctctctctctctctctctctctctctctctctctcagagctGAAAATGGGTGTAATTTGTTTGAAAGTGAAATACAAGTATAAATGGTTTTATACTTAAGGGGGTGAAATTTTACAATCAACTATAATTCATTTTTAGTTTGACCGAGTTTTCCAACCAACCTAAACACAAACgatggtgtaaaatattttccatatttcttttacacccaaaacaaacacaacataGTTTCAAAAATGACACATAATGGGTCAATATACTCACCTCTAATATCTCAGACTCAGAGGTtgtaaattcaaaaatatagcTGCTCTATAAAGCTCATCTCCCGTCTAAAAAGGTCTACTAAATAGTAAATAGAGGCATTTGCTTCTCTATTGGCTATGGTACATCCATTAATATCTAGTATGATCATGGAGACCTTAACTTGCAATCCCATCTCCTCGGTTCCCTTTGTACCCTATTTTTCTCGAATATGTGTAACCTTATTCACGGGGGAAAAAatctaccattaaaaaaaaaaaaaagtcttttaatgggaaaaataaaagatgttgacaaaaatatttcaaaataactttttttttctatagtaCTTTTTAACATCTTGAAAAATTACCACAAATACTTAGTGCTCACCAACATAGTACTTTATGTACTAGGATACATTTTTCACATATTACATCATaggaccaaaaaaaagaagaaaaagaagtcaAAAACCCTGAACTGAAGTAGTATCACCAATTTTTCTCTAACACTTCAATAAGTGAACATATGATAGAACACTGCACCACAAATACCCCTTTGTTTTGCTAGAACACTTTACTAGGTAGATTTTTCACATATTATTAATTTCTTACAAcattacaggaaaaaaaaaaaaaaaaaccggtgGGATAAATGGACAACGATTTATATTGCCACTTGTCGAATCAGCAACATAGGGATTCATTTGGATCCCGTGGACCCTGCTGGATGTGATGAACATGTCCGATTTAAGGAGATTGATCTAGAGAGTGAATGATCAAACAACATTGGACGTATCGAACGGTCAAGGATGACCAACTGCAAAACTTTGATtatcaaaaatgacaaaagattCTGATCCCACCATCTCTAGCTCTAGGGTTTCATCCACAGCGTCTTTCCTAAACCCTCCTCAATCTTTTCCCTTCACTTCCATTaccaatttctctctctcccataCCAACTGAGCTCCAAAACCAAGCAAACGTATCTCCCAACTAAATCCCTCTTCAtcttcaacccaacccatcttCTGGGGCAATCAAACAGAAGCTAAAATCTTCACAGAAAAGCTTGCATCTTTGAGCTTATTATTTGTAAATTGTAAGTACCCATTTCTCTGTCTTTATTCATAAACacaattttatactttttttttctttgcaagcTTGCtgcttttttattcatttagaTACATATAGATAgatatttgtgtgtgttttagagagagagagagagagattgaaattAAATGGGGAAATCAGGGGGTAGGAAGAAGAAGGGTAGTGCAAACCAAGTTTCAGGTGATAATTCAACTGCAAATGCTAATGGTGGTGTTGATTTGGACTCATCAATCTTTTTGAAAAGGGCTCATGAGCTCAAAGAAGAAGGGAACAAGAGGTTTCAGAATAAGGACTATGTGGGTGCTCTTGAGCAGTATGATAATGCTCTTAAACTTACCCCTAAAACCCACCTGGATAGAGCTGTGTTTCATAGCAATAGGGCGGCTTGTTTGATGCAAATGAAGCCCATTGACTATGACACTGTGATTGCTGAGTGTACCATGGCGCTTCAGGTCCAGCCCCGGTTTGTCCGGGCTCTACTTAGGAGGGCTCGGGCATTTGAGGCGATAGGGAAGTATGAAATGGCGATGCAGGATGTGCAGGTGTTGTTGGGGGCTGATCCAAATCATGGTGATGCTTTGGAGATTGCACGAAGGTTGAGGATGGCATTGGGTCCTCGCCAGGATGCACAGCAGGACCTCCAGAGCCGCCCATCCCCTGCTGCCCTTGGGGCTTCTGCAGTTCGTGGTGCCCCAATTGCTGGCTTAGGGCCGTGTTTGCCTGCCCGGCCAGTAGGAAAGAAGCCAACTACTACAGCAGGGGGATCAGTGGTATCGCTTAATAATAAGCCAGAGAGACCCCAAACTGTTCTACCCAATGAAAATGGTCCTGAGTCTAAAGCCCAATTGCCGAAACttgtgttgaagccttcaagtggCTCTTCAAAACCTGCTAATCCAAGCAAGGATAGCCAGAAGGAACAATCGTCTTCTTCATCAGTGTCATTGCTTACTCATGGGCAACCTACAAAGGCTGCAATCCAATGGAGGCTGTTGAAGCTTGTTTATGATCATGACATAAGGCTTTCCCAGATGCCGGTGAAATGCAGTTTCAGAGTTTTAAGGGAGATTGTGAGCAAACGGTTTCCATCATCAAAGTCAGTTTTGATCAAGTATAAGGACAATGATGGTGATTTGGTGACCATAACCTGTACGGGGGAACTCAGATTTGCAGAGTCTTGTGTGGATAGCCTCGTCCCAAAAGATCCTGAAACAGATAAGGCAGACTCAATTGGGATGTTGAGATTGCACATTGTGGAGGTGAGTCCTGAGCAGGAGCCACCATTATTGGAAGAAGAGGAGGAGAAGGCTATGGAGAGCGAGGGAAATAAGGGAGATGATAGTGGCTCTAATTCGTCACTAAGTGAATCTGTGTTGGAACCTGCTGATGCCATAATTGATAAGCCAGAGAAAGAAGCTCAGAAGGAGAAACCAGGAGCTGCAGAAGATCCTGAATGCAAGGAAGTGGAGATGGATGATTGGTTGTTTGAATTTGCTCAGCTTTTCCGCACCCATGTTGGTATTGACCCAGATGCGCATATTGATTTGCATGAGCTTGGGATGGAGCTTTGTTCTGAGGCACTTGAGGAGACGGTGACAAGTGAAGATGCTCAAGGTCTTTTTGACAAGGCTGCCGCAAAGTTCCAGGAGGTGGCTGCTTTGGCTTTCTTCAATTGGGGAAATGTTCATATGTGTGCAGCTAGAAAACGCATTCCCTTAGATGAATCTGCTGGAAAGGATGTAGTGGCAGCACAGCTTCAAACAGCTTATGACTGGGTTAAGGAAAGATATTCTCTGGCCAGAGTGAAGTATGAGGAGGCACTTCTTATCAAACCTGATTTTTATGAGGGATTGCTTGCTCTGGGGCAGCAGCAATTTGAAATGGCCAAGCTTCATTGGTCATTTGCACTTGCTAAGAAAATAGATCTCTCAAGCTGGGATTCTGCAGAAACGCTCGACCTTTTTGATAGTGCTGAGGAAAAGATGAAGGCTGCGACTGAGATGTGGGAAAAGCTTGAGGAGCAGAGAGCAAAAGAGCTAAAAGATCCAAGTGCAAGCAAGAAGGAAGAGTtatcaaaaagaagaaagaaacaaggAAGTAATACTGAAGGTGAGCCCTCTAGCCTTGGCAGTCAGGGTGAAATTTCAGCAGATGAAGCAGCAGAACAAGCAGCTGTGATGAGATCACAGATACATCTCTTCTGGGGTAACATGCTTTTTGAGCGATCTCAAGTCGAGTGCAAACTAGGGCTGGGGGGTTGGAAGAAAAACCTGGATGCTGCTGTTGAACGCTTTAAGCTTGCTGGAGCTTCTGAGGCTGACATTTCGATGGTTCTGAAGAACCACTGCTCTAATGGAGATGCATTGGAAGGAGATGAGAAAAAGGTTGCAAAGTTAGACACAGATGTGACTCATGAAGTTAAGAGTGATGTGGTTGATCAAGAATCAGGAAAGTGATATGGATTGATATCATATACCTGCATCACTGCTTGCCTTCAAGTATCTCATCAATCATGAGCATGAACTAGAGAAAggatatgatttttttcttattgaaatGGTGGCTATCTAGAAATCTTTCCTTTTGGTACTGACAAATCAGGTGCCATCCTTAAGCAGCCGTTTACTCAAAAGATTTTGTGCTTTCAGTTCTCCATGCTGATTTTCAAGGTGAAATTTTCTAAAACATTGTTTGAATACGGATGAGTTTTCAATAAACTAGTTCATTTGCTTAGGGTATGATTCTGGCCTTGCCATTCTGAGTGCCAATTTTGTCTAAATCATTGTTTGGACTTTTTTCATTTGttatatttcataatttgtttTCATCAAGCAGTTTCTTTTGTGAACCTTTAGGCTGCAGAACTGTTGATGTGTATTTTTCAAATGTGTAGAAAATGAATATTGTGAACTGTGCAACTGCCTTGCCCTACTGCACCCGAAacgaaaagggaaaaaaaatctggCAATAAAATTGAGGGAACAAAACCTCAGCcctatgattttattttattttttgggataaagtGATGATAATACAAGTGACAGGTTACTCCATCCTCCCACATCCATTTTCTTGCTCTTGAGCAGGAGGGGAGAGGACCACTTGAGCTGGTGATCACTTACCCATatattttagtttgaattttttttttaatatacctGTGAAAGATCCGTCATATTATGCTGCATTGCACTTACAGATGATGACATAGAAAAAAATAGTGTGATGTGACCTAATCTTTGAAAGTGACTTATAATACTTGAGACATTTAGCAAAACAAGAATGGTAATAATACTTAAGAAGAGACTTATTGGTGTGAATGATTGATGGCTGTTTTATGTTTAGATTATTCTGGGTGCATGGTTATGATGCGTTTGTATGTGATGTCACTAAAGTGGGAGGTAAGGTATATGCCTCTTACCTCAATTCAGGTTTTATGGGTTCTGACACGTTTGGAAATCAATGTGGATTGTGCATTGAACCTAGGTGAACTTCTGGCTTGTCATTGAAAAGAGAAACCTTTGCATCCTACTTGGTAAATATAATTAGGCAATTGATATTTCATTGgttgaaatatttaaaatatgctAGTGTGTTCATGCAAGATTTCCAGTGAGAGCTTGCTGAGATCGATAAAAGCATAGTTGGGTtgaaatttattcaactatatGTCTCCTATCTTGTTATTCCATTCCACTGTGTTTGGGGCCAGATATTTTATTAAATCACATTCTTCCTTGCCTATGAGATAAGGTTTGTCACTCCTTATCTCATCCTAACACTGTTGAGGTTGGTTTCTGATAAGCATAGTTGAGTTCTCTCGTCTTTGGGTGTTTATTTGTTACCTGACCATTTTTTCATTTGTCAACAATGGAAACTAAACAAGTCAAGCATTTTGAAAGAATGAAGTAGGAGTTTTATATTTCTGTAGAAACTGCAAATTAGTCTTCCTCACAATTGCCGATCCTAATTTATATCTTACTCTTGCCTTATAAATCTGCATTTATCCCTCTGGTATGATGACTATACCTTTTTGATCAGTCGTGTTGCACAACATTCATTTCATGTAATTTTTACTTTCCACAAGTTAAAGCATTGAAACCCAGATGCAACACTGCTCGCGGCCAACATAACATCCCTTAATCTAGATGACTATTCAACCTGTAAAAATAATAGATATGGCCAGAATAAATTTGATTCGAGACCAGCTCTAGGAATTTGTTTCCCTACCTCAGAAGTCTGTTGTTTCCACGTCTAGTGATGCGAGTTAGAATAAAGCGGTAGCAGTGGTTCAAGTCACCTGCACTTTTGATTAATGTATTTCAGTTATATGGTTCCAGCATAGTAGTGCATTTAGTGTTCCTCTATGCATCAAGTCTTACTCCAATCCTAACTTAATTTATTCCTGCTGCTGGTTTTTGTCTCCCTACTTAGAGTTTCTTTCTGAAGTCTTGGAATTCTTTATACTATCTGGTTTCTAAGTCTGTTTTCATCAGAGCTGATGTGGGATTTTCAATGTTTTATTCTTGCACTTTCTAATACTCGGGAGGAATTTGATTTCAAGGATTCTGAAAACAAACAACCATCTTTTTATTTACAACATTTCAATTAAGAAAAGGATAGTGCTTTGTGTATCCCAGCTATCCAATAACATGAGGGTATCAAGAACCTGGGTCCCCTCATATTGGTGGCAAgaacttttaacaaaaaaattagtggtATCAATAAAATGTACTCCTGTTTGTGTGCCTCCAGTGGTACGGTAGCAATTACTTTACTATGGCCTTGGGGAGTGAATCTTTCCTGAGCTGGGGcatgtttatattttgttagtGGTCCACTTGCAGAAGatagattttttatgtgatattGAAAGTCTAAAAAGGAAATCATATTTACGGGGCATATCATAGTTATCTTAAGGAGAATATGATAATCATTGAGCATTTCCTTCTTATAGGATATACCTTATTCTTTTATGCAATCTGCCTTTCCAGGGCTGAGCTTCTTTAAACTCAACAACTCCTCCTTTTAAGCTTGCACATTAGAGTCCGCTACCATAGTAGGACCTGAAACTAGAAAAAACAGCTTGGAACCTGTTTTTTACCCTTTATAGATGGTCTCcttattgtttattaatttacaCATTCCTTTAAACTGATTCTGATATGGATTCCCAAAATATGTTCTCAAGCATAATAAGCCAAACTGAATCTTAAGACACATCAAAAGTGCTAAGTTATAGTCATTTTCTAAGTAGTTCACCTAACCAACAGTACCAGCACATACGTGGCGAAATAGGACCTGTAAGTCCAAGACCTATAACTATAAGTTCCATGCTAGTCAAAGCATACCTAAACAACAAACTTATCCAGCAAGACTCATCACTGAGACTTGTTGCTTATTAACATAAACACACACTTAAAACCAGTTACTTCTTTCTGTCATGAGAGGACTCAGACGGTGGGAATAGGACCCAAATTAATGGTGGATTCCATGGCCTTCATGGCTTCAAATCTTGGTTCCTTGGCCTGGAACTTCAGGCCAGCATAGAGATTCATGTAGTCTTCGAACACGAACTTTGGGTATACTTGGCCTTTTTCAGCTTCTTTCTCAATCAATAGCGGTGCTGGATAGATCACAGCATCACTGCCTGGGTTGTAGAATGATGCAATGGACATTCTGTTACCGTCCGGTTGAACAACCACACGGTGCATCACACTCTTGTATTTGCCATTGGTAATGACCTATAAAAGGAACAAGAAGGAAATTAGCACcataggatatatatatatatatatatatatatataaaatcaccCTCATAAAGCTAAAGAATAGAGGGCACACATTCTCTTTATTACATTCTAAAACCATTTCAaataacatatttattaaaagatAACAGCACATGAATGATATTATAAGTGGAAATGACCTATGAAAGTTAGTATGCTAAGGAAGTACAATATGATAAAGTGGCAAACAGGTTGGGTTGGCCTTGGCCAAATATACCTCAAGTTGGTCACCAATGTTGATCACAATGGAGTGGCGCATTGGGGGAACATCAATCCATTTGCCATCCTTGAGGAGTTGGAGGCCACTGACCTTGTCATCTTGGAAGAGAAGGATGATGCCACCTGCATCGGTGTGGGCCCGAAGGCCCTTGATCAGGTCTGGCTTGGGGCAAGGAGGGTAGTTGCTAACCTTGGTGCCAAAAGTTGGGCCCTTGGACCCATAAAAGGCCTTTTTCAGGTATCCTTTCTCCAACCCAAGATTCTCACACAGCAAGTCCAAGAGTTGCTCAGCTAGTTTCTCTAATTGAAATGCAAATTCCTTCATTGCCTTCCTGAAATTGGTCAAGCAACAATAATTGTGTCAAGGATAGCTAGCTGGCCTTCACCAAATTAAGAAAACGAGTCAGAAGCAATACATGAAATCAATACAGAGTGACATAATggtgtccatatatatatatatatatatatatatgtcttttTTTAGTAACACctgtcatatatattttgtaatacaACTAGTATGAGAAAAATTAAGTGTAAAGTTATAGTTGTAACCTATAATCTTCATCAAGATCAGGGATTTCAGATATGTTTGAGACAGGAAGGTGGCGCAAGAAAAAGGTGCTTTCCCAGTCCAAATCATTGATTTCAGACTGAACAGCTTCTAGGCCCTTACTCTCCACCATTTCCTTGAACCTCTGTTCCATACACTTCCTGTAATGCTCCTTTGTCAGCTTCTCCACAGAGTCCATGAAATCATGAGAAATGCCATGATTGACCAACTAAAAATGATGTCCAAGACAACAGTTAGTAAAGCTTTCTACATAATAATTGCTTCAAAAGAATagcaaataatataaatatattactaTACTAGTACCTCAAAAAAGCCCCAGTTCTCACAAGCATCTTTTATCAGTTCCATAACTTCTCCTCTCCCTTCACCATTTAGCTTCTCCAAGTCAATAACTGGGAAAGTCTccattctctcttttctttctttcttccttctctcaCTCCTGCTGCTCTCACTTTCTTATGCTTTGTTGAAGTATGATCTCTGAGGGTGGCAAATTTATAGGCTCTAAAAGCAGTGTCAAAGAAGTAAAAAAGCCATCAGGGGTGGGGA encodes:
- the LOC115989722 gene encoding protein CLMP1-like, whose protein sequence is MGKSGGRKKKGSANQVSGDNSTANANGGVDLDSSIFLKRAHELKEEGNKRFQNKDYVGALEQYDNALKLTPKTHLDRAVFHSNRAACLMQMKPIDYDTVIAECTMALQVQPRFVRALLRRARAFEAIGKYEMAMQDVQVLLGADPNHGDALEIARRLRMALGPRQDAQQDLQSRPSPAALGASAVRGAPIAGLGPCLPARPVGKKPTTTAGGSVVSLNNKPERPQTVLPNENGPESKAQLPKLVLKPSSGSSKPANPSKDSQKEQSSSSSVSLLTHGQPTKAAIQWRLLKLVYDHDIRLSQMPVKCSFRVLREIVSKRFPSSKSVLIKYKDNDGDLVTITCTGELRFAESCVDSLVPKDPETDKADSIGMLRLHIVEVSPEQEPPLLEEEEEKAMESEGNKGDDSGSNSSLSESVLEPADAIIDKPEKEAQKEKPGAAEDPECKEVEMDDWLFEFAQLFRTHVGIDPDAHIDLHELGMELCSEALEETVTSEDAQGLFDKAAAKFQEVAALAFFNWGNVHMCAARKRIPLDESAGKDVVAAQLQTAYDWVKERYSLARVKYEEALLIKPDFYEGLLALGQQQFEMAKLHWSFALAKKIDLSSWDSAETLDLFDSAEEKMKAATEMWEKLEEQRAKELKDPSASKKEELSKRRKKQGSNTEGEPSSLGSQGEISADEAAEQAAVMRSQIHLFWGNMLFERSQVECKLGLGGWKKNLDAAVERFKLAGASEADISMVLKNHCSNGDALEGDEKKVAKLDTDVTHEVKSDVVDQESGK
- the LOC115992552 gene encoding 1-aminocyclopropane-1-carboxylate oxidase, whose product is METFPVIDLEKLNGEGRGEVMELIKDACENWGFFELVNHGISHDFMDSVEKLTKEHYRKCMEQRFKEMVESKGLEAVQSEINDLDWESTFFLRHLPVSNISEIPDLDEDYRKAMKEFAFQLEKLAEQLLDLLCENLGLEKGYLKKAFYGSKGPTFGTKVSNYPPCPKPDLIKGLRAHTDAGGIILLFQDDKVSGLQLLKDGKWIDVPPMRHSIVINIGDQLEVITNGKYKSVMHRVVVQPDGNRMSIASFYNPGSDAVIYPAPLLIEKEAEKGQVYPKFVFEDYMNLYAGLKFQAKEPRFEAMKAMESTINLGPIPTV